A single genomic interval of Coccidioides posadasii str. Silveira chromosome 1, complete sequence harbors:
- a CDS encoding uncharacterized protein (BUSCO:58127at4751~EggNog:ENOG410PJVF~COG:A~BUSCO:473at33183), whose amino-acid sequence MASEQPGLIVNGGTAAAASKSPAELLQEKHARDEAHQPTIEEVRDEEDVLHPPPSSATAEPAPASWKDTAAKDEAANSVPKSKIVPFDVKCEELFPALGSGSKSRVPAAMPMAWDGRKAAAPSAGLANGGSRSSVPSRTSTPTSGVAAPLGGPRLAMPGKHVEQIRFAPSQMLPRSKLSKPLADIVRDISRKSKARLDVREGPGGSYIFEGTGTVDAVRQALKEVAQQVGSKQSVRIPVPASTRPHIIGRQGTVVQGIHDRTGARIQVPKPDDSTLQDEDDDSNTIDVLIEGDAVAAEMARREIEAIVKERTSSINLKLKNIPPELFPFIAGAHNSHLNDLEERTKTQVRVPRYDTWSKRPPPQEAPVGQIQFTADPDRHIHVFGDRMGAQEARAEIERRALELERQIGLRHLAINRGQHQFIIGDKGHSLHDFLAETGCSVILPPPSDATEFLTVIGPPDKIETGINRVMDLATSMQMASIDISRQHLNAPSGPHAYAQALTMYLQQRQIVRDLERMHNAHIVLPLLTSSGPVVWEVYSRDGRNTILARSDILNLVQAHPPSKLATLSVDPYYHDFLRSRSAPVLKEKYGVYLVVPNNSETSDILLVCEGPDQTEVPRQRPSTEEIAAFQRALNEAQTYLLSSLGDQSNIVSKSVPVPSKYHDKLRKFVAREESAKGEDHIPVRMLVADQQASLRGRSRDVQDLVPKIIAFVQEQEQDEKERDNKISFEFPQKFANVLIGRKGENINKLRDEFDVDIKVENGKVEVKGPPTKANAAKARIIALAKKMEDETTYVLKIAPQYHRDLIGQKGSQVNRLQERYNVRVQFPRAASLDESVNDAASEAGSVRNTRSNQAPDEVVIRGPRKGADGAREEILSLYQWVADHSYTGSVSVSQSQIPSLIGQRGREMDKLRTETGAQIDVPSVNDVADASGRVEIKLKGTKKQVEDARKLLLQRAKEFDETVTKAIDVDKKHHKSLIGGGGANIRKIVVECGGPDDGTAARIVRFPRPESDDSSIRLEGKEVIVDKIIAAIQEFVRQKEDEVVSSIDVPQSQHRHLIGRGGDTRRQLETQFNVVLDVPKQGSNRTDVKIRGPSSFVENAKTHILAMLKEQQGETVNVPRSLHHAISENGSFFRRLRNDHQVTVDHAGEQIPPRPSPTKSRDADDVGSLPLITDDPAAATDAFSWKVVDSSNDDVPAGTIPWVLSGKPENVAKARALLEKAILTASQPSATGYLILPDPRTYRFVIGPNGSQINAIRKRTNCKINVPKDQARDEAIEIKGSKESLELAKDMILDAVKVGTSGNGRA is encoded by the exons ATGGCCTCTGAGCAGCCTGGATTAATTGTGAACGGCGGTACTGCCGCCGCAGCCTCCAAATCGCCCGCTGAGCTGCTCCAGGAAAAACACGCACGTGATGAAGCCCATCAACCCACAATCGAAGAAGTACGGGACGAAGAGGATGTGCTTCACCCACCCCCGTCTTCAGCGACTGCTGAACCAGCGCCAGCCAGCTGGAAAGACACGGCAGCCAAAGATGAAGCTGCAAACTCGGTGCCGAAGTCCAAGATAGTGCCCTTCGACGTGAAATGCGAAGAGCTTTTTCCGGCCTTAGGGAGTGGGTCCAAATCGCGAGTGCCTGCAGCAATGCCAATGGCATGGGATGGTCGCAAAGCAGCTGCTCCATCCGCCGGTTTGGCTAATGGGGGATCACGGAGTAGCGTTCCGTCCCGTACATCAACTCCAACTTCCGGCGTTGCAGCTCCACTTGGAGGCCCAAGATTAGCAATGCCCGGCAAGCATGTTGAGCAGATACGCTTTGCACCTTCTCAAATGCTGCCGCGAAGCAAGCTAAGCAAGCCCCTCGCTGATATCGTCAGAGATATCAGCAGAAAGTCTAAGGCCAGGTTGGACGTTCGTGAGGGGCCAGGTGGCTCCTATATCTTTGAAGGCACGGGCACAGTGGATGCTGTTCGGCAAGCCTTGAAAGAGGTCGCTCAGCAGGTCGGCTCAAAG CAATCCGTTCGCATCCCGGTTCCAGCGTCCACACGCCCACATATCATTGGCCGCCAGGGAACTGTAGTACAGGGAATCCACGACCGAACTGGCGCACGAATCCAGGTACCCAAACCGGATGATTCAACTCTGCAAGATGAGGATGACGACAGTAATACTATTGATGTCTTGATCGAAGGTGATGCTGTCGCAGCTGAGATGGCAAGACGTGAAATTGAAGCTATCGTGAAGGAAAGAACATCAAGCATAAACCTTAAACTGAAAAACATCCCACCTGAGCTGTTCCCATTCATTGCGGGAGCACACAATTCCCATCTGAATGATCTCGAGGAGCGTACAAAGACCCAGGTTCGAGTTCCTCGCTATGATACCTGGTCAAAGAGACCACCGCCCCAGGAAGCTCCAGTTGGCCAGATTCAATTCACCGCTGATCCAGATCGGCATATCCACGTCTTCGGCGATCGCATGGGTGCGCAGGAGGCTCGCGCTGAGATTGAGAGGCGTGCACTGGAACTTGAGCGCCAAATTGGCTTGCGCCACCTAGCTATCAACCGCGGACAACATCAGTTCATCATTGGAGACAAAGGACACTCTTTGCACGACTTTTTGGCCGAAACAGGCTGCTCGGTCATCCTGCCCCCACCTTCTGATGCGACGGAGTTTCTGACAGTCATCGGTCCTCCTGATAAGATCGAAACCGGAATCAACCGAGTCATGGATCTTGCCACGAGCATGCAAATGGCTAGCATCGATATCTCACGTCAACATCTTAATGCCCCATCTGGGCCACATGCTTATGCCCAGGCACTCACAATGTATCTGCAACAGCGCCAAATAGTCAGGGATCTTGAAAGGATGCACAATGCTCACATTGTCCTGCCGCTGTTGACGTCGAGTGGACCCGTTGTCTGGGAAGTTTATTCCAGAGACGGAAGAAACACCATTCTGGCGCGGTCTGATATCTTGAATCTAGTGCAGGCTCACCCTCCCTCAAAGCTTGCCACTTTATCCGTGGACCCTTACTATCATGACTTCCTTCGTTCTCGAAGTGCACCAGTGCTGAAGGAGAAGTACGGGGTTTATTTGGTTGTCCCAAATAACTCGGAAACTTCAGACATTTTGCTGGTTTGCGAGGGACCCGATCAAACTGAGGTGCCAAGGCAACGCccatcaacagaagaaatcgCAGCTTTTCAGCGAGCTCTAAATGAGGCTCAGACGTATCTTCTCTCGTCTCTAGGAGACCAGAGTAATATCGTATCTAAATCAGTTCCAGTTCCTTCAAA GTATCATGACAAGTTACGAAAGTTTGTTGCACGTGAAGAAAGCGCTAAAGGAGAGGATCATATTCCAGTGCGCATGTTAGTGGCTGACCAGCAGGCTTCACTTCGCGGGcgatcaagagatgttcaAGACCTAGTACCCAAGATTATTGCATTTGTTCAAGAGCAGGAGCAAGATGAAAAGGAACGAGATAACAAGATATCATTTGAGTTCCCACAGAAATTTGCCAATGTCCTTATCgggagaaaaggagagaatATTAACAAGCTCCGGGATGAATTTGACGTTGATATCAAGGTTGAAAATGGCAAAGTTGAGGTCAAAGGACCGCCAACCAAGGCAAATGCGGCGAAAGCTCGAATTATTGCTCTTGCAAAAAAAATGGAAGATGAGACCACATATGTGCTCAAGATTGCGCCTCAGTATCACCGCGACTTGATCGGACAGAAGGGAAGCCAAGTCAATCGCCTACAAGAACGGTACAATGTCCGTGTGCAGTTTCCCAGGGCAGCTTCTTTGGACGAATCTGTCAATGATGCCGCAAGCGAGGCCGGCAGCGTGCGCAACACTCGTTCCAACCAGGCACCTGATGAGGTCGTTATCCGAGGACCTCGTAAAGGCGCAGACGGTGCCAGAGAAGAGATTCTTAGCCTGTACCAGTGGGTTGCCGACCACTCTTACACTGGCTCAGTATCAGTTTCCCAGAGTCAGATTCCTTCATTAATCGGGCAGCGTGGTCGTGAAATGGACAAACTTCGCACGGAGACTGGTGCACAAATCGATGTTCCTTCAGTGAATGACGTTGCAGATGCTTCTGGACGAGTCGAAATTAAACTCAAAGGCACCAAGAAGCAGGTGGAGGATGCCCGTAAGCTTCTCTTGCAACGAGCCAAGGAGTTTGACGAAACGGTGACAAAAGCGATTGATGTTGACAAGAAGCATCATAAATCACTTATCGGTGGCGGCG GTGCGAACATCCGTAAGATTGTCGTTGAATGTGGTGGGCCAGACGACGGAACTGCGGCTCGAATAGTTAGATTTCCACGCCCTGAGAGCGATGATTCGAGCATACGCTTAGAAGGCAAGGAAGTCATTGTGGACAAGATCATTGCCGCCATTCAAGAGTTTGTTCgtcaaaaagaagatgaagtcGTCAGTTCCATTGACGTTCCCCAATCCCAACATCGGCATCTCATCGGGCGTGGTGGAGATACCAGACGTCAATTGGAAACCCAGTTCAACGTCGTACTGGATGTACCCAAACAGGGATCCAATCGCACTGACGTCAAAATTAGAGGTCCTTCCAGCTTTGTAGAAAATGCGAAGACCCATATATTAGCCATGCTGAAGGAGCAGCAAGGCGAAACCGTGAACGTGCCTCGAAGTCTCCACCATGCCATCTCAGAAAATGGCTCATTCTTCCGGCGGTTGCGAAATGACCACCAGGTTACAGTTGATCACGCCGGAGAGCAAATACCTCCACGGCCGAGCCCGACAAAATCTCGGGATGCCGACGACGTTGGCTCGCTGCCGCTCATCACTGATGATCCGGCAGCTGCGACTGACGCTTTCTCCTGGAAGGTTGTTGATTCCAGCAACGATGACGTGCCTGCAGGCACGATCCCTTGGGTGCTTTCTGGGAAGCCAGAAAATGTTGCAAAAGCACGAGCTCTCTTGGAGAAAGCGATCCTGACGGCTTCCCAACCCTCGGCCACCGGATACTTGATCCTTCCCGATCCCAGGACTTACCGCTTCGTCATCGGGCCTAATGGCAGCCAGATCAACGCCATCCGGAAGCGTACCAACTGCAAAATCAACGTCCCTAAGGATCAGGCGAGAGACGAAGCCATAGAGATCAAGGGCTCAAAGGAGAGCCTGGAGCTTGCGAAAGATATGATTTTGGATGCTGTCAAGGTAGGGACTAGTGGAAATGGAAGGGCGTGA